One genomic window of Streptomyces sp. NBC_01276 includes the following:
- a CDS encoding caspase domain-containing protein, with protein sequence MTRPGRHALVVVTSRYEDAGLGALRAPAKDAAGLAEVLGDTSVGDFDVEVLTDPTVQRLRLAVEDFFADRSTKDTLLLHFSCHGVKNAAGKLFLAASDTYRARLAATAIPAEYVSTLMLESRAQRAVLFLDCCYAGAFERGMLTRAGSQVQVQESFHDLERTGGKRGRAVFTASSALEYAFEGDQPVSGGKPGAGDGPSLFTGALVEGLRTGEADLDHDGEVGMSELADYVNERIRERTPHQTPQLWLFGSQGDLPIAHTGRRRAVAADLPIPLADAVRSDSRERKLWSVEDLGTLLCGPDVGVALAAHAALSELAADDSRRVAERASRALSLASPGVDTPAVEVGPAETAVVRVTGPPIVLATLEARTDPWLKVRYLDTGIELVPEPEGRGRHEGTVQLRTVTGELAIAVATGTETEADPEAGTGTTAEAGSAEPETLRKPEEPEEPEEPEKQQGPDETSPPETAETAETAETRTAAAARKKAGTRVAAASSLNPWPFPLAAVAMVLALALPFYEKIDKREFPMWLGSPAHWYWPLGGAGPIMLVLTLLSAGTCATAGILVLRRSPALRRPALSRWCRALAAVCVCAMVTLWFAASVVRADFDAGLGFPAFVVGSLLQAWGAAQLGPDRRAAVTGGTDHADARSLRPCTLAAVIMTLVLPIPLGSGGPAWQLTILLEWRGARQVACAVILVSAVASVAVAVYAWSGHAVARMPGVLWSYSAVALLTLGATIYFWTVLGGEAGFGQYLLTLGCAVQLWAAAALWLDRPSAVRRRWPAHGPLGAH encoded by the coding sequence ATGACCAGGCCGGGCAGACATGCGCTGGTCGTGGTGACCAGCAGGTACGAGGACGCGGGACTGGGTGCGCTGCGGGCACCGGCGAAGGACGCGGCCGGACTCGCCGAGGTGCTCGGTGACACCTCCGTGGGCGATTTCGACGTGGAGGTGCTGACCGACCCCACCGTCCAGCGACTGCGCCTCGCGGTGGAGGACTTCTTCGCGGACAGGTCCACCAAGGACACCCTGCTGCTGCACTTCTCGTGCCACGGGGTGAAGAACGCCGCGGGCAAACTCTTCCTCGCCGCGTCCGACACCTACCGCGCCCGCCTGGCCGCGACCGCGATACCGGCCGAGTACGTGAGCACTCTGATGCTGGAGAGCCGCGCCCAGCGTGCGGTCCTCTTCCTGGACTGCTGCTACGCCGGAGCGTTCGAGAGGGGGATGCTCACCCGGGCGGGCTCCCAGGTCCAGGTCCAGGAGAGCTTCCACGACCTGGAACGCACCGGCGGCAAGCGCGGACGCGCGGTCTTCACCGCTTCCAGCGCCCTGGAGTACGCCTTCGAGGGCGACCAGCCGGTGTCCGGCGGCAAGCCGGGGGCCGGGGACGGACCGTCACTGTTCACGGGTGCCCTGGTGGAGGGCCTGCGCACCGGTGAGGCCGACCTCGACCACGACGGAGAGGTCGGCATGTCCGAGCTGGCGGACTACGTCAACGAGCGGATCCGGGAACGGACCCCGCACCAGACCCCGCAGCTGTGGCTGTTCGGCAGCCAGGGCGACCTGCCCATCGCCCACACCGGTCGGCGGCGGGCCGTCGCCGCGGACCTCCCGATCCCACTCGCCGACGCCGTCCGCTCCGACAGCCGGGAGCGGAAACTGTGGTCGGTCGAGGACCTGGGCACGCTGTTGTGCGGCCCGGACGTGGGCGTGGCGCTCGCCGCCCACGCGGCACTGTCCGAGCTCGCCGCCGATGACAGCCGCCGGGTGGCCGAGCGTGCCTCCCGCGCCCTGTCCCTGGCCTCCCCCGGGGTCGACACCCCGGCGGTGGAGGTGGGGCCGGCCGAGACGGCCGTCGTCCGGGTGACGGGCCCCCCGATCGTCCTCGCCACGCTGGAGGCCAGGACGGACCCGTGGCTGAAGGTCCGGTACCTCGACACCGGCATCGAGCTGGTGCCGGAGCCGGAGGGGCGGGGGCGGCACGAGGGGACGGTCCAGCTGCGGACCGTGACGGGCGAACTGGCGATCGCCGTGGCGACGGGAACGGAGACGGAGGCCGATCCCGAGGCCGGGACGGGGACCACCGCGGAGGCCGGGAGCGCCGAGCCGGAGACGCTGAGGAAGCCGGAGGAGCCGGAGGAGCCGGAGGAGCCGGAGAAGCAGCAGGGGCCGGACGAGACGTCGCCGCCGGAGACGGCGGAGACGGCGGAGACGGCGGAGACGCGTACGGCCGCGGCGGCGCGGAAGAAGGCCGGGACCCGAGTGGCCGCGGCTTCCTCCCTCAACCCGTGGCCCTTCCCGCTCGCGGCCGTCGCGATGGTGCTGGCGCTGGCCCTGCCCTTCTACGAGAAGATCGACAAGCGCGAGTTCCCCATGTGGCTCGGGTCGCCGGCGCACTGGTACTGGCCGCTGGGAGGGGCGGGCCCGATCATGCTCGTGCTGACGCTCCTGAGCGCCGGCACCTGCGCCACGGCCGGCATCCTCGTCCTGCGCCGCTCCCCCGCCCTGCGGCGGCCGGCACTGAGCCGGTGGTGCCGGGCGCTGGCGGCGGTGTGCGTCTGCGCGATGGTGACGCTGTGGTTCGCCGCCTCCGTCGTCCGGGCCGACTTCGACGCCGGCCTGGGCTTCCCGGCCTTCGTCGTGGGCAGCCTGCTCCAGGCGTGGGGCGCCGCGCAGCTCGGGCCGGACCGGCGCGCTGCCGTCACGGGCGGGACGGACCACGCCGATGCCCGCTCGCTGCGGCCGTGCACGCTCGCGGCCGTCATCATGACCCTGGTGCTGCCGATTCCCCTGGGCTCGGGCGGCCCGGCCTGGCAGCTCACCATACTGCTGGAATGGAGGGGTGCCCGCCAGGTGGCGTGCGCCGTCATCCTGGTGAGCGCGGTCGCCAGTGTGGCGGTCGCCGTCTACGCCTGGAGCGGCCACGCGGTCGCCCGGATGCCCGGAGTGCTCTGGAGTTACAGCGCCGTGGCCCTGCTGACCCTGGGGGCGACGATCTACTTCTGGACGGTGCTCGGGGGTGAGGCTGGCTTCGGCCAGTACCTCCTCACCCTGGGCTGCGCCGTGCAGCTCTGGGCCGCGGCCGCCCTCTGGCTCGACAGACCTTCCGCCGTCCGACGCCGTTGGCCCGCGCACGGCCCCCTGGGCGCGCACTGA
- a CDS encoding LLM class flavin-dependent oxidoreductase has protein sequence MSDTGDADRGAGGGAGGGDAGGMDPVRGTVRGEAPVPLSVLDLVTVGSGSTAAASLRTSVEISRLAESRGYHRHWVAEHHSMPGVASSSPAVILAHLAAHTSRIRLGSGGVMLPNHAPLAVAEQFGTLEAFAPGRVDLGLGRAPGTDPRTAAALRGPGRPDEAADDFPRRLAELTRFLDDDFPDGHPYARVHAVPGPVQGPAGRPPIWLLGSSGFSARLAGELGLPFAYAHHFSAAGTLPALDLYRQSFRPSEVLDAPYALIGVSALAADTEEEARAQVLTGALSMLRLRSGRPGLVPTPREAAAYPFTPLEREFVDSWLSNIVHGTPDEVRSGLDALVKRTGADELMLTANAHGGDARLRSYGLVADAYGMPTQGSTPA, from the coding sequence ATGAGCGACACCGGGGATGCGGACCGCGGGGCGGGCGGCGGGGCGGGCGGCGGGGACGCGGGCGGCATGGATCCGGTCCGCGGCACCGTACGGGGCGAGGCGCCGGTGCCGCTGTCGGTGCTCGACCTGGTCACCGTCGGCAGCGGCAGCACCGCCGCCGCGTCCCTGCGCACCAGCGTGGAGATCTCCCGGCTCGCGGAATCCCGCGGCTACCACCGCCACTGGGTCGCCGAGCACCACTCCATGCCCGGGGTGGCCAGTTCCTCCCCGGCCGTGATCCTGGCCCACCTCGCCGCCCACACCTCCCGGATCCGGCTCGGCTCCGGCGGGGTCATGCTGCCCAACCACGCCCCGCTCGCGGTGGCCGAACAGTTCGGCACCCTGGAGGCCTTCGCCCCGGGCCGGGTCGACCTCGGGCTCGGCCGGGCGCCCGGCACCGACCCCCGTACGGCGGCGGCGCTGCGCGGGCCCGGACGGCCGGACGAGGCCGCGGACGACTTCCCCCGCCGGCTCGCGGAGCTGACCCGCTTCCTCGACGACGACTTCCCCGACGGCCACCCGTACGCCCGGGTGCACGCCGTGCCCGGCCCGGTGCAGGGTCCGGCCGGCCGGCCGCCGATCTGGCTGCTCGGCTCCTCCGGCTTCAGCGCCCGCCTCGCGGGCGAGCTGGGCCTGCCCTTCGCGTACGCCCACCACTTCTCGGCCGCCGGGACGCTGCCCGCCCTCGACCTCTACCGCCAGAGCTTCCGGCCCTCCGAGGTGCTGGACGCCCCGTACGCCCTCATCGGGGTCTCGGCGCTCGCCGCCGACACCGAGGAGGAGGCCCGCGCCCAGGTGCTCACCGGCGCGCTGTCGATGCTGCGGCTGCGCAGCGGCCGCCCCGGGCTCGTGCCGACGCCGCGGGAGGCGGCCGCGTACCCCTTCACCCCGCTGGAGCGGGAGTTCGTGGACAGCTGGCTGTCCAACATCGTGCACGGCACCCCCGACGAGGTCCGCTCGGGGCTCGACGCCCTGGTGAAGCGGACGGGCGCGGACGAGCTGATGCTGACCGCCAACGCCCACGGCGGGGACGCCCGGCTGCGCTCGTACGGGCTCGTCGCAGATGCGTACGGGATGCCGACCCAGGGGTCGACTCCGGCTTGA
- a CDS encoding IclR family transcriptional regulator, whose product MALKPEPTAPFHSVQYALRVLETISRHTGGVTDAQLARETGLPAAHLAPMLLMLRREGYVLQVSDGAYVIGDSLVLLGSGVDRQRALQEKLQDTLDRLRDSVGAAVYISRYVDGEVRITQFADSPRTPKVHEWVDFRSAAHASAVGKCLLTQLDQDGRRDHLSRHKIARLTSKTIVNERILFSRLDSHPATVPVLDLQEYAVGTVCAAVPITAGAAVGCLALSMPVEHAHRLRAAADALNRKAAPLLLSLAL is encoded by the coding sequence GTGGCTCTGAAGCCCGAGCCGACCGCGCCGTTCCATTCGGTGCAGTACGCCCTGCGCGTGCTCGAAACGATCTCGCGGCACACCGGCGGTGTGACCGACGCGCAGCTCGCGCGCGAGACCGGCCTGCCCGCGGCCCATCTCGCCCCGATGCTGCTGATGCTGCGGCGCGAGGGGTACGTCCTCCAGGTCTCCGACGGGGCCTACGTCATAGGCGACTCCCTGGTGCTGCTCGGCTCCGGCGTCGACCGGCAGCGGGCGCTCCAGGAGAAGCTCCAGGACACCCTGGACCGGCTGCGCGATTCGGTCGGCGCGGCCGTCTACATCAGCCGTTACGTCGACGGTGAGGTCCGCATCACACAGTTCGCGGACAGCCCCCGCACCCCGAAGGTGCACGAGTGGGTCGACTTCCGCTCGGCGGCGCACGCCAGCGCGGTCGGCAAGTGCCTGCTCACCCAGCTCGACCAGGACGGGCGGCGTGACCACCTCTCCCGTCACAAGATCGCCCGGCTCACCTCGAAGACGATCGTGAACGAGCGGATCCTCTTCTCCAGGCTGGACAGCCACCCGGCCACCGTGCCCGTGCTGGACCTGCAGGAGTACGCGGTGGGGACGGTCTGCGCGGCCGTTCCGATCACCGCCGGGGCCGCCGTGGGCTGCCTGGCCCTGTCGATGCCGGTCGAGCACGCCCACCGGCTGCGGGCCGCCGCCGACGCCCTGAACCGGAAGGCCGCGCCGCTGCTGCTGTCGCTCGCACTGTGA
- a CDS encoding glycosyl hydrolase family 18 protein, translating to MHIRKPLIAAAATAALAAGALATFAGLGTAQAADASATASSGGVKIAYYDQWSVYGNAFYPKHLDTRGIAGKLDVINYSFGNIHPTNLTCFEANKAAGDDNNPNAGDGAGDSYADYQKSFSAADSVSGVADKWDQPIVGVFNQFKQLKAKYPHLKINISIGGWTYSKYFSDAAKTDASRKKLVSSCIDQYIKGNLPVDGGFGGAGAAAGIFDGIDIDWEYPGSSGGHLGNHYAPEDKQNFTLLLKEFRDQLDAYGQANGGKKYLLTAALPAGQDKIKYIETDKIGAYLDYANIMTYDMHGAWDGDGPTYHQSPLYSPAGDPTDPIAPGTQKYSIDNAIDSWIDGNPAYGITGGFPANKLTLGYEFYYRGWKGVPAGAANGLAQTATGPSGARPTSQQAGIANYKELGGIVDNPATTFWDDQAKAAYFYKDGEFFTGLNQKAVQARVDYGKQRGLAGAMMYSLLGLDDKTTLLNQISDALGGTTQPPTTPPTTPPTTPPTTPPTTPPTTPPAGCGSVPAYVAGTVYTGGSQVSYGGHKWQAQWWTQNETPGTTGQWGVWKDLGAC from the coding sequence ATGCACATCCGTAAACCCCTCATCGCGGCCGCCGCCACGGCCGCGCTGGCAGCCGGAGCGCTGGCCACCTTCGCGGGACTCGGCACCGCCCAGGCGGCCGACGCCTCCGCCACCGCGAGCAGCGGCGGCGTGAAGATCGCCTACTACGACCAGTGGAGCGTGTACGGCAACGCCTTCTACCCCAAGCACCTCGACACCCGGGGCATCGCGGGCAAGCTGGACGTGATCAACTACTCGTTCGGCAACATCCACCCCACCAACCTCACCTGTTTCGAGGCGAACAAGGCGGCGGGCGACGACAACAACCCCAACGCCGGTGACGGCGCGGGCGACTCGTACGCCGATTACCAGAAGTCCTTCAGCGCGGCCGACAGCGTCAGCGGCGTCGCCGACAAGTGGGACCAGCCGATCGTGGGCGTCTTCAACCAGTTCAAGCAGCTGAAGGCGAAGTACCCCCACCTGAAGATCAACATCTCGATCGGCGGCTGGACGTACTCCAAGTACTTCAGCGACGCGGCCAAGACCGACGCCTCCCGCAAGAAGCTGGTCTCCTCCTGCATCGACCAGTACATCAAGGGCAACCTGCCGGTCGACGGCGGCTTCGGCGGCGCCGGCGCGGCGGCCGGGATCTTCGACGGCATCGACATCGACTGGGAGTACCCCGGTTCCTCCGGCGGCCACCTCGGCAACCACTACGCCCCCGAGGACAAGCAGAACTTCACGCTGCTGCTCAAGGAGTTCCGCGACCAGCTCGACGCCTACGGGCAGGCCAACGGCGGCAAGAAGTACCTGCTGACGGCGGCGCTCCCGGCCGGCCAGGACAAGATCAAGTACATCGAGACGGACAAGATCGGCGCGTACCTCGACTACGCGAACATCATGACGTACGACATGCACGGCGCCTGGGACGGCGACGGCCCGACGTACCACCAGTCCCCGCTGTACTCCCCGGCGGGCGACCCGACCGACCCGATCGCGCCGGGCACCCAGAAGTACAGCATCGACAACGCCATCGACTCCTGGATCGACGGCAACCCGGCCTACGGCATCACCGGCGGCTTCCCCGCCAACAAGCTGACCCTGGGCTACGAGTTCTACTACCGCGGCTGGAAGGGCGTCCCCGCCGGGGCGGCCAACGGCCTCGCGCAGACCGCCACCGGCCCCTCCGGCGCCCGCCCCACCAGCCAGCAGGCCGGCATCGCCAACTACAAGGAGCTCGGCGGGATCGTCGACAACCCGGCGACCACCTTCTGGGACGACCAGGCCAAGGCCGCGTACTTCTACAAGGACGGCGAGTTCTTCACCGGCCTGAACCAGAAGGCCGTCCAGGCCCGGGTCGACTACGGCAAGCAGCGCGGCCTGGCCGGCGCGATGATGTACTCCCTGCTCGGCCTGGACGACAAGACCACCCTGCTCAACCAGATCTCGGACGCCCTCGGCGGCACCACGCAGCCGCCGACCACCCCGCCGACGACGCCTCCCACCACGCCTCCCACGACCCCGCCGACCACCCCGCCGACGACCCCGCCGGCCGGCTGCGGCTCCGTCCCGGCCTACGTCGCCGGCACCGTCTACACCGGCGGCAGCCAGGTCTCGTACGGCGGCCACAAGTGGCAGGCCCAGTGGTGGACGCAGAACGAGACGCCGGGCACCACGGGCCAGTGGGGCGTCTGGAAGGACCTCGGCGCCTGCTGA
- a CDS encoding lytic polysaccharide monooxygenase auxiliary activity family 9 protein codes for MRSFRMPARPGRAGAAALGVGLLAAVTLLSAPSASGHGYTDTPISRQKLCANKTVADCGPIQWEPQSVEGYKGFPAAGPADGQICSGGHSEFAQLDDPRGGKWPATGVTSGQSFDFRWQFTANHSTTDFKYYVTKNGWDPTKPLTRASLDPQPFLVVPYNGGRPDMTTIHRGTMPAGKSGRHMILAVWTVNDTPMAFYSCSDVQF; via the coding sequence ATGCGTTCCTTCCGCATGCCCGCACGGCCCGGCCGGGCCGGCGCCGCCGCCCTCGGCGTCGGCCTGCTCGCCGCCGTCACCCTGCTGAGCGCCCCCTCCGCCAGCGGCCACGGCTACACCGACACCCCCATCAGCCGCCAGAAGCTCTGCGCCAACAAGACCGTCGCGGACTGCGGCCCCATCCAGTGGGAGCCCCAGAGCGTCGAGGGCTACAAGGGCTTCCCGGCGGCCGGCCCGGCCGACGGCCAGATATGTTCCGGCGGCCACAGCGAGTTCGCGCAGCTCGACGACCCGCGCGGGGGCAAGTGGCCCGCCACCGGCGTCACCTCCGGCCAGAGCTTCGACTTCCGCTGGCAGTTCACCGCGAACCACTCCACGACCGACTTCAAGTACTACGTCACCAAGAACGGCTGGGACCCCACCAAGCCGCTGACCCGGGCCTCGCTCGACCCCCAGCCCTTCCTCGTCGTGCCCTACAACGGCGGCCGCCCGGACATGACGACCATCCACCGCGGCACCATGCCCGCCGGCAAGAGCGGACGGCATATGATCCTCGCCGTCTGGACCGTCAACGACACCCCGATGGCCTTCTACTCCTGCTCCGACGTTCAGTTCTGA
- a CDS encoding SPFH domain-containing protein, translated as MYPTRTTFTTGTFHPSSRRPTPVAATHRTWGTTPGVEPQRAVGPEPTPGPRPAGPAHPPTPEPPLGPTPTADPDPTAHPGPAAYAAPAAHQGPDPAGRPDPAAHPAQVAYPAAAFHQGPASRPDLTAHPAQVPHPAQVPYPASAAYPAPAAGGPEPTPPAAHPVPAAAGAARSPREADPSPAPGPEPVAAGHPGRWVTPEAVVVGRPAGPEEPHSARPAFPSAPEPAFRAGHPERPEPVGPSGAALAADPGLVASAGPAGAQEPYPAWSARPADAASAHRTAPPSGPVAVPAGRHTHPADPPSARVAGTEPVVGRPAGPEEPHPVRAVHPADAEPALPAAQPAEPEAVAAVRPVRAADPVAEPYAVHPADPERYPVPAGHADGSAPRQGRWVDAGWPPARGDVPAARAEADTEAEPETETEPETETAAATAKEPEPGIPHPAPQGTGVPGPGVAEIVAQAVARGMDATQGARGARGEGDTLDIPLLRPPHGTAVTDVPVHLPFRAHHRPPEPPRDLRPAARRPAARPPAGRRVPRGDDRLREHRGPVLPGWIAVIIGGLALSGCTAVLWRAGVVPAPLVAAFGAAPRAYRGLHAAHWPPLALLGIVALLALGGLGRARAGHAWVLTLFGRYRGTVRRTGLTWISPLLLRQRIDVRLRHWRSEPMPAVDSGGLALQVVVQVVWQVKDTARATLAVEDHTDYLAEQVESAMARVLSQLPADAFHEDAPTLRDAEAVGDALTRMLAAETEAVGIEVFSAQPTRIEYAPEVAEAMRRRRVAAIDAKHRDAVLTAVVDAVDDTVHRLTSRGIVELDDYERKALVKDLTVAFYTGRGDQ; from the coding sequence ATGTACCCCACGCGCACCACGTTCACGACGGGCACCTTCCACCCCTCGTCGCGCCGCCCCACGCCCGTTGCCGCCACCCACCGGACCTGGGGCACGACCCCGGGCGTGGAGCCGCAGCGCGCCGTCGGCCCCGAGCCGACGCCGGGCCCGCGGCCTGCGGGCCCGGCGCACCCGCCCACCCCCGAGCCGCCCCTCGGGCCAACCCCGACGGCCGACCCGGACCCGACGGCTCACCCGGGCCCGGCCGCCTACGCGGCCCCGGCGGCTCACCAGGGCCCGGACCCGGCCGGCCGCCCGGACCCGGCGGCCCACCCGGCCCAGGTCGCCTACCCGGCCGCGGCGTTCCACCAGGGCCCGGCCAGCCGTCCGGATCTGACGGCCCACCCGGCCCAGGTTCCCCACCCGGCCCAGGTTCCCTACCCGGCCTCGGCGGCCTACCCGGCCCCGGCGGCCGGCGGGCCGGAGCCGACGCCCCCGGCCGCCCACCCCGTCCCGGCCGCCGCCGGTGCGGCCCGCTCCCCCCGGGAGGCCGACCCGTCCCCCGCCCCCGGCCCCGAACCGGTGGCGGCGGGGCACCCCGGCCGGTGGGTCACCCCCGAGGCCGTGGTGGTGGGCCGCCCGGCGGGGCCGGAGGAGCCGCACTCCGCCCGGCCGGCGTTCCCCTCCGCCCCCGAGCCGGCGTTCCGGGCCGGGCACCCGGAGCGGCCGGAGCCCGTCGGGCCGTCCGGCGCCGCCCTGGCGGCCGATCCCGGGCTGGTGGCGTCGGCCGGTCCGGCCGGGGCCCAGGAGCCGTACCCCGCGTGGTCCGCCCGACCGGCCGACGCGGCCTCGGCGCACAGGACCGCGCCCCCGTCGGGGCCCGTGGCCGTACCGGCGGGCCGCCACACCCACCCCGCGGACCCGCCCTCCGCCCGGGTCGCCGGTACCGAGCCGGTGGTGGGACGCCCGGCCGGCCCGGAAGAGCCGCACCCCGTACGGGCCGTGCACCCGGCCGACGCCGAGCCCGCGCTCCCGGCCGCGCAACCGGCGGAACCGGAAGCCGTGGCGGCGGTCCGCCCCGTCCGGGCGGCCGACCCGGTGGCGGAGCCGTACGCGGTCCACCCGGCCGACCCGGAGCGGTACCCCGTCCCGGCGGGGCACGCCGACGGGTCCGCCCCCCGGCAGGGCCGGTGGGTCGACGCCGGGTGGCCGCCCGCGCGGGGCGACGTACCGGCGGCCCGCGCCGAGGCGGACACCGAGGCCGAGCCCGAAACCGAGACCGAGCCCGAAACCGAGACCGCGGCCGCGACGGCGAAGGAGCCCGAGCCCGGGATCCCGCACCCCGCCCCGCAGGGAACCGGCGTTCCCGGCCCCGGCGTGGCCGAGATCGTCGCCCAGGCCGTAGCCCGCGGCATGGACGCGACCCAGGGCGCCCGGGGCGCGAGAGGGGAGGGGGACACGCTGGACATCCCCCTCCTGCGCCCCCCGCACGGCACCGCCGTCACCGACGTCCCCGTCCACCTCCCCTTCCGCGCGCACCACCGTCCCCCCGAGCCCCCGCGGGACCTCCGCCCGGCGGCCCGCCGCCCGGCCGCGCGGCCCCCCGCCGGGCGCCGCGTCCCCCGCGGCGACGACCGGCTCCGCGAGCACCGCGGCCCCGTGCTGCCCGGCTGGATCGCCGTGATCATCGGCGGCCTCGCCCTCTCCGGCTGCACGGCCGTGCTCTGGCGGGCCGGGGTCGTCCCCGCCCCCCTGGTGGCCGCGTTCGGCGCGGCCCCCCGCGCCTACCGCGGACTGCACGCCGCGCACTGGCCCCCGCTCGCCCTCCTCGGGATCGTGGCCCTCCTCGCACTCGGCGGCCTCGGCCGCGCCCGGGCCGGCCACGCCTGGGTGCTCACCCTCTTCGGGCGCTACCGAGGCACGGTCCGCCGTACCGGCCTGACCTGGATCAGCCCGCTCCTGCTGCGCCAGCGGATCGACGTGCGCCTGCGGCACTGGCGCAGCGAGCCCATGCCGGCCGTCGACTCCGGCGGCCTCGCCCTCCAGGTGGTCGTCCAGGTCGTCTGGCAGGTCAAGGACACCGCCCGGGCGACCCTCGCCGTCGAGGACCACACCGACTACCTCGCCGAGCAGGTCGAGTCGGCCATGGCCCGGGTGCTGTCCCAGCTCCCCGCCGACGCCTTCCACGAGGACGCCCCGACCCTGCGCGACGCCGAGGCCGTCGGCGACGCGCTGACCCGGATGCTGGCGGCCGAGACGGAGGCCGTCGGGATCGAGGTGTTCTCGGCACAGCCCACCCGGATCGAGTACGCCCCGGAGGTCGCGGAGGCGATGCGCCGACGCCGGGTCGCCGCGATCGACGCCAAGCACCGGGACGCCGTCCTGACCGCGGTGGTCGACGCGGTGGACGACACCGTCCACCGCCTCACCTCGCGCGGGATCGTCGAGCTCGACGACTACGAGCGCAAGGCTCTGGTGAAGGACCTCACCGTCGCCTTCTACACCGGGCGTGGTGACCAGTAA
- a CDS encoding AMP-binding protein, with amino-acid sequence MRTTTAPDAEAPETIAELIARHWGDPRAGLMYGADAAHGVPPAVLSRHRTAREAAARAALLVDLLPPGAEPHVGVLLDNTPEFPFWLGAAALAGAAVAGINPTRRGPELARDILHTDCRILVTEPAHLPLLRGLDLPGVRILVTGTESYAALLAPYADAGPGEATVRPPGPGSRLLLYFTSGSTGAPKAAICSQGRLAAAGHSLARAFRVGPDDVHYVCMPLFHGNAVIADWLPALCGGAAVALRPRFSASAFLDDVRAYGATYFTYVGRAVQYLLATAPRPDDRAHPLRLGFGTEAGAVDAARFAERFGVRLVEGYGATEGGASVQRTPDTPQGALGRAAAGDDLAVIDPETGLECPAAVLDAYGRLTNGAEAIGELVNRGRSLFEGYWRNPAAEAARTREGWYWTGDLFFRDPDGFLYFAGRTDDRLRVDSENLAAAVIESILARWDAAAAVAVYAVPDEVAGDQVMAALALREGTSFDPDAFAAFLAAQPDLGTKMAPRYLRVLDALPVTATNKIHRVALRRAGFLPPPVDASRPAPVWHRTGAGYRPLDAESLATLLAAYEDRGRRELLDRG; translated from the coding sequence ATGCGGACGACGACTGCTCCCGATGCCGAGGCGCCCGAGACCATCGCGGAGCTCATCGCGCGCCACTGGGGCGACCCCCGGGCCGGGCTGATGTACGGGGCCGACGCGGCCCACGGCGTCCCGCCCGCCGTCCTCAGCCGCCACCGGACCGCCCGGGAGGCCGCCGCCCGCGCCGCGCTCCTCGTCGACCTCCTGCCGCCGGGGGCGGAGCCGCACGTGGGGGTGCTGCTCGACAACACCCCCGAGTTCCCCTTCTGGCTCGGTGCGGCGGCCCTCGCCGGGGCCGCCGTCGCCGGGATCAACCCCACCCGGCGCGGCCCGGAGCTGGCCCGCGACATCCTGCACACCGACTGCCGGATCCTGGTCACCGAGCCCGCCCACCTGCCACTGCTGCGCGGCCTCGACCTGCCCGGCGTACGGATCCTGGTCACCGGCACCGAGTCCTACGCCGCCCTGCTCGCCCCGTACGCGGACGCCGGGCCCGGCGAGGCGACCGTCCGTCCGCCCGGTCCCGGCAGCCGGCTGCTCCTCTACTTCACCTCCGGATCCACCGGAGCCCCCAAGGCCGCGATATGCAGCCAGGGCCGGCTCGCCGCCGCCGGCCACTCCCTGGCCCGCGCCTTCCGGGTGGGCCCGGACGACGTCCACTACGTCTGCATGCCGCTCTTCCACGGCAACGCCGTCATCGCCGACTGGCTCCCCGCCCTCTGCGGCGGGGCCGCCGTCGCCCTGCGCCCCCGCTTCTCGGCCTCCGCCTTCCTGGACGACGTCCGCGCCTACGGGGCCACCTACTTCACCTACGTCGGCCGGGCCGTCCAGTACCTCCTGGCCACCGCCCCCCGCCCCGACGACCGCGCGCACCCCCTGCGCCTCGGCTTCGGCACCGAGGCCGGAGCGGTGGACGCGGCGCGCTTCGCCGAACGCTTCGGGGTCCGCCTGGTGGAGGGCTACGGGGCCACCGAGGGCGGCGCCTCCGTCCAGCGGACCCCGGACACCCCGCAGGGCGCGCTCGGCCGGGCCGCCGCCGGGGACGACCTCGCCGTGATCGACCCGGAGACCGGCCTCGAATGCCCCGCGGCCGTCCTCGACGCCTACGGCCGTCTGACCAACGGCGCCGAGGCCATCGGCGAACTGGTCAACCGCGGCCGCAGCCTCTTCGAGGGCTACTGGCGCAATCCGGCCGCCGAGGCCGCCCGCACCCGCGAGGGCTGGTACTGGACCGGCGACCTCTTCTTCCGGGACCCCGACGGCTTCCTCTACTTCGCCGGCCGCACCGACGACCGGCTGCGGGTCGACAGCGAGAACCTGGCCGCCGCGGTGATCGAGAGCATCCTGGCCCGCTGGGACGCGGCGGCTGCCGTCGCCGTGTACGCCGTCCCGGACGAGGTCGCCGGGGACCAGGTCATGGCCGCCCTGGCGCTGCGCGAGGGGACCTCCTTCGACCCGGACGCCTTCGCGGCCTTCCTCGCCGCCCAGCCGGACCTCGGCACGAAGATGGCCCCGCGCTACCTGCGGGTCCTCGACGCCCTGCCCGTCACCGCCACGAACAAGATCCACCGGGTCGCCCTGCGCCGGGCCGGCTTCCTGCCCCCGCCCGTGGACGCCTCCCGGCCCGCCCCCGTCTGGCACCGCACCGGCGCCGGCTACCGCCCGCTCGACGCGGAGTCCCTGGCCACGCTGCTGGCGGCGTACGAGGACCGGGGGCGCCGGGAGCTGCTGGACCGGGGGTGA